In one Dama dama isolate Ldn47 chromosome 5, ASM3311817v1, whole genome shotgun sequence genomic region, the following are encoded:
- the AKAP1 gene encoding A-kinase anchor protein 1, mitochondrial, with protein sequence MTIQFRSLFPLALPGVLALLGWWWFFARKKEPLDSHERAVEAGAVVLRAGPATQEALPVEDARPAAASPLPERELCGGGGRPSLEPPALLRAHPVCRRSESSGSLPNPTDTRLRPGARKEVELALAGDEAKSVPLECPLPAPKGLPFPHEAVEVCKREAVLGRPAGPGEKARETGGAEGTGDAVLGENVLEEGPAAWEPAPELELQSGRAAGAGEKGPGRPLDDDVAEVAPEEPLAPRGRAAGAWDGVFPREQGGEETWDRSEKIEQAAFQIISKVILEATEEVLATTVGRIAGRVYQASAAQPQGPKEESCASASQKAPLGLEASEPTVAAVEAAAALGDTALPSAEPPMADQPAPKTYVSCLSSPLSSPTKDRKPKNSAHHISLAPCPPLATPLGELLDEAGGPGEEATLVPCMSDSGQAVPSGAASGQRSDSASTSGLEDCCTETSSSPRGEAATPPLPESTVPVSNGVLKGELSDLGTEDGWTMDVEADHSGGSDGNSMDSVDSCCGLRKPDGFQNAQAGSNPKKVDLIIWEIEVPKHLVGRLIGKQGRYVSFLKQTSGAKIYISTLPYTQNIQVCHIEGSQQHVDKALSLIGKKFKELNLTNIYAPPLPSLALPSLPMTSWLMLPDGVTVEVIVVNQVNAGHLFVQQHTHPTFHALRSLDQQMYLCYSQPGIPTLPTPVEITVICAAPGADGAWWRAQVVAAYEDTNEVEIRYVDYGGYKRVKVDMLRQIRSDFVTLPFQGAEVLLDSVMPLSDDDHFSPEADAAMSEMTGNTALLAQVTSYSPTGLPLIQLWSVVGDEVVLINRSLVERGLAQWVDSYYSSL encoded by the exons ATGACGATCCAGTTCCGTTCACTCTTCCCCCTGGCCCTGCCTGGAGTGCTGGCGCTCCTCGGCTGGTGGTGGTTTTTCGCCCGTAAAAAAGAGCCCCTCGACAGCCACGAGAGAGCAGTGGAGGCGGGCGCGGTGGTGCTGCGAGCCGGCCCTGCTACCCAGGAGGCGCTCCCCGTGGAAGACGCGCGGCCTGCAGCAGCCAGCCCACTGCCCGAGAGGGAGctgtgcggcggcggcggcaggccCTCGCTGGAGCCGCCGGCCCTGCTGCGAGCACACCCGGTCTGCCGGAGGTCCGAGTCCTCGGGCAGCCTTCCCAACCCCACTGACACGAGACTACGCCCGGGAGCGCGCAAGGAGGTGGAGCTCGCCCTCGCGGGCGACGAAGCCAAGTCTGTCCCTCTGGAGTGTCCCCTGCCAGCCCCCAAGGGCCTTCCGTTCCCCCACGAGGCGGTCGAGGTGTGTAAGCGAGAGGCCGTGCTGGGCCGGCCTGCAGGCCCCGGAGAGAAGGCCCGGGAGACGGGGGGCGCTGAAGGCACCGGGGACGCGGTGCTGGGAGAGAACGTGCTGGAGGAAGGGCCGGCGGCCTGGGAGCCGGCCCCCGAGTTAGAGTTACAGAGTGGCCGGGCGGCCGGAGCGGGAGAGAAGGGCCCGGGCCGCCCGCTGGACGACGACGTGGCGGAGGTGGCGCCCGAGGAGCCGCTGGCGCCCCGAGGCCGGGCGGCCGGAGCCTGGGATGGAGTCTTTCCCCGGGAGCAGGGCGGGGAGGAGACCTGGGACAGAAGCGAGAAGATCGAGCAGGCTGCCTTCCAGATCATCTCCAAAGTGATCCTGGAGGCCACCGAGGAGGTGCTGGCCACCACCGTGGGCAGGATCGCGGGCCGGGTGTATCAGGCCTCAGCCGCCCAGCCCCAAGGGCCGAAGGAGGAGAGCTGTGCCTCCGCCAGCCAGAAAGCCCCCCTGGGCCTGGAGGCCTCCGAGCCCACCGTGGCTGCCGTGGAGGCGGCCGCGGCCCTGGGGGACACGGCCCTCCCCTCTGCAGAGCCACCGATGGCAGACCAGCCAGCACCAAAGACCTACGTGAGCTGCCTGAGCAGCCCTCTGTCCAGCCCCACCAAGGACAGAAAGCCAAAGAACTCTGCACACCACATCTCCTTGGCCCCCTGCCCGCCACTGGCCACCCCCCTGGGCGAGTTGCTGGATGAGGCAGGCGGCCCGGGCGAAGAGGccacccttgtcccctgcatgtCTGACAGCGGCCAGGCTGTCCCCTCCGGGGCCGCCTCCGGGCAGCGCTCAGATTCTGCCAGCACCTCAGGGCTTGAAGACTGTTGTACGGAgacctcctccagccccaggggCGAGGCTGCCACCCCACCGCTGCCCGAAAGTACTGTGCCTGTCAGCAACGGGGTGCTGAAGGGGGAGCTGTCGGACTTGGGGACTGAGGACGGATGGACCATGGATGTGGAAGCAGACCATTCGGGAG GTTCAGACGGGAACAGCATGGACTCGGTGGACAGCTGCTGTGGCCTCAGGAAGCCTGACGGTTTCCAGAATGCCCAGGCAGGCTCCAACCCCAAGAAGGTCGACCTGATCATCTGGGAGATCGAGGTGCCAAAG CACCTGGTTGGTCGGCTGATTGGCAAGCAGGGACGCTATGTGAGTTTTCTCAAGCAGACATCTGGTGCCAAGATCTACATCTCCACCCTGCCTTACACCCAGAACATCCAGGTCTGCCACATCGAAG GCTCTCAGCAGCACGTGGACAAGGCACTGAGCTTGATTGGCAAGAAGTTCAAAGAACTGAACCTCACCAACATTTATGCCCCCCCGCTGCCTTCGCTGGCGCTGCCTTCTCTTCCAATGACTTCCTGG CTCATGCTCCCGGATGGCGTCACTGTGGAGGTAATCGTGGTCAACCAGGTCAACGCCGGGCACCTGTTTGTGCAGCAGCACACACACCCTACCTTCCATGCGCTGCGTAGCCTGGACCAGCAGATGTACCTCTGCTACTCTCAGCCTGGGATCCCCACCTTGCCTACCCCGGTGGAGA TAACGGTCATCTGCGCTGCCCCCGGCGCGGATGGGGCCTGGTGGCGAGCCCAGGTGGTGGCCGCCTATGAGGACACCAACGAGGTTGAGATTCGCTACGTCGACTACGGCGGCTACAAGAGGGTGAAAGTCGACATGCTGCGGCAGATCCG gtctgactttgtgaccctgcCGTTCCAGGGGGCAGAGGTGCTTCTGGACAGCGTGATGCCTCTGTCAG ACGATGACCACTTCTCGCCTGAGGCGGACGCGGCTATGAGCGAGATGACGGGGAACACAGCGCTGCTGGCTCAG GTGACGAGTTACAGCCCGACCGGCCTGCCTCTGATTCAGCTGTGGAGCGTGGTTGGAGATGAA GTGGTGTTGATAAACCGGTCGCTGGTGGAGCGAGGACTTGCTCAGTGGGTGGACAGCTACTACTCGAGCCTCTGA